A single window of Eucalyptus grandis isolate ANBG69807.140 chromosome 1, ASM1654582v1, whole genome shotgun sequence DNA harbors:
- the LOC104416040 gene encoding OVARIAN TUMOR DOMAIN-containing deubiquitinating enzyme 7-like isoform X7, with amino-acid sequence MVQKQHHKSNAKKQPHVKKQGKQADNTQFRAQLDALGLKIVQVTADGNCFFRAVADQLEGNEEEHGKYRSTVVQYILKNREMFEPFIEDDAPFEEYCKTMDNDGTWAGHMELQAASLVTRSNICIHRNMSPRWYIRNFDQPGARMIHLSYHDEEHYNSVRLKEDTGDGPARPITIKVDSNLSSSSRQAKAGSKKSKAGTGKVITDAGSIKLVMAGSGCENIEKVEQTLLQMYGDVDAAIEYLIAEKGIEDFSEEAVQSPCNADASHGNGW; translated from the exons ATGGTGCAGAAGCAGCACCACAAGTCCAACGCCAAGAAACAGCCTCAC GTCAAAAAGCAGGGGAAGCAAGCGGATAACACGCAGTTCCGAGCTCAGCTTGATGCTCTGGGCCTGAAAATTGTCCAGGTGACTGCAGATGGTAATTGCTTTTTCAG GGCCGTTGCAGATCAGTTGGAAGGCAATGAAGAAGAACATGGGAAGTACCGTAGTACGGTTGTTCAGTACATATTG aaaaatcgtgAAATGTTCGAACCATTTATTGAGGATGATGCGCCATTTGAGGAGTATTGCAAAACCATGGACAATGATGGCACATGGGCTGGTCATATGGAATTGCAAGCAGCTTCTCTTGTTACACGGAGTAACATTTGCATTCATCGG AACATGTCACCTCGGTGGTACATACGCAATTTTGATCAGCCTGGTGCTCGTATGATCCATTT ATCTTATCATGATGAGGAACATTACAACAGTGTGAGGTTGAAGGAAGACACTGGAGATGGGCCAGCTAGGCCAATTACAATCAAG GTCGATTCTaatctctcatcatcatctcgCCAAGCAAAAGCTGGGTCAAAGAAGTCTAAAGCAGGAACTGGTAAGGTTATTACTGATGCTGGATCCATCAAGCTAGTCATGGCTGGAAGTGGTTGTGAGAACATTGAGAAAGTTGAGCAG ACATTGCTGCAAATGTATGGGGATGTTGATGCTGCCATAGAGTATTTGATAGCAGAAAAAGGTattgaagatttttcagaggAAGCTGTCCAGTCTCCCTGCAATGCAGATGCTTCTCATGGTAATGGCTG GTGA